From Amycolatopsis sp. YIM 10, the proteins below share one genomic window:
- a CDS encoding SMP-30/gluconolactonase/LRE family protein, with protein MSRTFGALAAVMLGVSLVTTAPAVAAPSPPYPTEFPLPEGFQPEGIAIGHAPTAYFGSLADGDLLRVDLRTGKGEVFSQGPGTPSVGLKTDKRGRLFVAGGAAGDARVVDAKTGNLIKSYKFATDADTFVNDVVITDEAAYFTDSRKAVLYRVAFGKHGKLPDTHTALPLTGDFVVTPGAFNANGIAETPDGRSLLVVQSVTAQLHLVDKKTGVTELVDLGGEAVTNGDGLLVRGRTLYVVQNRSNAVAVFTIAEDGSQAKLRERITDPRFDVPTTIAAYGNRLYLPNARFSTPPTPATPYNAVAIPKP; from the coding sequence ATGTCCCGCACCTTCGGCGCGCTCGCCGCCGTGATGCTCGGCGTTTCACTCGTGACCACCGCGCCGGCCGTGGCCGCGCCCTCGCCCCCGTACCCCACCGAATTCCCGCTGCCCGAAGGATTCCAGCCCGAGGGCATCGCGATCGGCCACGCCCCCACCGCCTACTTCGGCTCCCTCGCCGACGGCGACCTGCTCCGCGTCGACCTCCGTACCGGGAAGGGCGAGGTGTTCAGCCAGGGACCCGGCACGCCGTCGGTCGGGCTGAAGACCGACAAGCGCGGCCGGTTGTTCGTCGCCGGTGGCGCCGCCGGCGACGCGCGGGTGGTGGACGCGAAAACCGGAAACCTGATCAAGAGCTACAAGTTCGCCACCGACGCCGACACCTTCGTCAACGACGTGGTGATCACCGACGAGGCCGCGTACTTCACCGACTCCCGCAAGGCCGTGCTCTACCGCGTGGCCTTCGGCAAGCACGGCAAGCTCCCGGACACCCACACCGCGCTGCCGCTCACCGGCGACTTCGTGGTGACGCCCGGTGCCTTCAACGCGAACGGCATCGCCGAAACCCCCGACGGGCGGTCACTGCTGGTCGTGCAGTCCGTCACCGCCCAGTTGCACCTGGTGGACAAGAAGACCGGGGTGACCGAACTGGTCGACCTCGGCGGTGAGGCCGTGACCAACGGGGACGGCCTGCTGGTCCGGGGGCGCACGCTGTACGTGGTGCAGAACCGGTCCAACGCCGTCGCCGTGTTCACCATCGCCGAGGACGGCAGCCAGGCGAAGCTGCGCGAGCGGATCACCGACCCGCGCTTCGACGTGCCCACCACGATCGCCGCCTACGGCAACCGCCTGTACCTGCCCAACGCCAGGTTCTCCACCCCGCCCACCCCGGCCACGCCCTACAACGCGGTCGCCATCCCGAAGCCCTGA
- a CDS encoding xanthine dehydrogenase family protein molybdopterin-binding subunit has protein sequence MRQAEWTEPIGAPITRVEGADKVTGRAVYTADVRVAGVAEAVLVGSAISAGRVRSIDTTEARAARGVLAVLTHQNRPAWQGQPSIPYYTETRLPLADDQIHAGNQCVAMVVADTLEQAEHAASLVRVDYEHREPVPTLDAARPSAYPPTGPYVARFPAGYQRGDFAGALSSAAHTVDAEYRTAAVSHTPMEPSVTLAWWDGDRLTVHDSSQAVHVHRASIATAFGLPAERIRMISSLVGGGFGNKSYVFGHTLLAPMAARVVQRPVRLNLTRKQAFTGTGHMPETIQRVRLGADGSGRLTALGHDSVNPTPPVDDRHETVTRSTHAFYPAPHLLARELVAKVNMGMSVAMRAPGDTPGQFAIECALDELAHEIGIDPVELRRRNFSEKHAHTGKPWGGNRILRCYDLGAAEFGWASREARPGSMRDGDDLVGFGMAAGIRAEHATAARARVELTADGRAAVHTATQEIGGGTLTTLVQVAASGLGLRPDQVRIEAGDTDLPPGAPTFGSMTSGSTGTAVQRAAENVRSAAVRLAVQDPGSPLHGLAPEAVAAADGRLFARDDPGRGERYADLLARHGIGALRDEGRYDPLTAEANPFALATFGAHFTEVRIDRELSRVRVVRHVAVFDCGRVLNTRTAENQARGGIIFAMGGALMERQVADPVSGRLITPALTDYHVPVHADIGDIRVRFINEAETNAHPVGAKGLGEICAIGIAPAIANAVFHATGKRVRDLPITPEKLL, from the coding sequence ATGCGGCAGGCGGAGTGGACCGAACCCATCGGAGCGCCGATCACCAGGGTGGAGGGCGCGGACAAGGTGACCGGCCGGGCCGTGTACACCGCCGACGTCCGGGTGGCCGGGGTCGCCGAGGCGGTGCTGGTCGGCAGCGCGATCTCGGCCGGGCGGGTGCGGTCCATCGACACGACCGAGGCGCGGGCGGCACGCGGGGTGCTGGCCGTGCTCACCCACCAGAACCGCCCGGCCTGGCAGGGACAGCCGAGCATCCCGTACTACACCGAAACCCGGCTGCCGCTGGCCGACGACCAGATCCACGCCGGAAACCAGTGCGTCGCGATGGTCGTGGCGGACACGCTCGAACAGGCCGAGCACGCCGCGTCCCTGGTGCGGGTCGACTACGAGCACCGCGAGCCCGTTCCCACGCTCGACGCGGCACGGCCGTCGGCCTATCCGCCGACCGGCCCGTACGTCGCGCGGTTCCCGGCGGGGTACCAGCGCGGCGATTTCGCGGGGGCGTTGTCCTCGGCCGCGCACACCGTCGACGCGGAATACCGGACCGCGGCGGTTTCCCACACCCCGATGGAACCTTCGGTCACGCTCGCGTGGTGGGACGGCGACCGCCTCACCGTGCACGACTCCAGCCAGGCGGTCCACGTGCACCGAGCCTCGATCGCCACCGCGTTCGGCCTGCCCGCCGAGCGGATCCGGATGATCTCGTCGCTGGTCGGCGGGGGTTTCGGCAACAAGTCCTACGTCTTCGGCCACACCCTGCTCGCGCCGATGGCCGCTCGGGTGGTCCAGCGCCCGGTCCGGCTCAACCTGACCCGCAAGCAGGCCTTCACCGGAACCGGGCACATGCCGGAGACCATTCAGCGGGTCCGGCTCGGCGCCGACGGATCGGGCAGGCTCACCGCGCTCGGGCACGACTCGGTGAACCCGACCCCGCCGGTGGACGACCGCCACGAAACCGTCACCCGCTCCACCCACGCGTTCTACCCGGCGCCGCACCTGCTGGCGCGTGAACTCGTGGCGAAGGTGAACATGGGCATGTCCGTGGCGATGCGGGCACCCGGTGACACCCCCGGCCAGTTCGCGATCGAATGCGCGCTGGACGAACTCGCGCACGAGATCGGCATCGACCCGGTGGAACTGCGCCGCCGCAACTTCTCCGAGAAGCACGCGCACACCGGAAAACCGTGGGGTGGCAACCGGATCCTGCGTTGCTACGACCTCGGTGCCGCCGAATTCGGCTGGGCCTCGCGCGAGGCCCGTCCCGGTTCGATGCGCGACGGCGACGACCTCGTCGGCTTCGGCATGGCCGCGGGCATCCGGGCCGAGCACGCCACCGCCGCCCGCGCGCGGGTGGAACTCACCGCCGACGGCCGGGCCGCGGTCCACACCGCCACGCAGGAGATCGGCGGTGGCACGCTGACCACCCTGGTGCAGGTCGCCGCGTCCGGACTGGGCCTGCGACCGGACCAGGTGCGCATCGAGGCCGGTGACACCGACCTGCCACCGGGAGCGCCGACCTTCGGCTCGATGACCTCGGGCAGCACCGGCACGGCGGTGCAGCGGGCCGCGGAGAACGTCCGGTCGGCGGCGGTGCGCCTCGCCGTGCAGGATCCCGGCTCACCGCTGCACGGTCTCGCGCCGGAGGCGGTGGCCGCCGCGGACGGCAGGTTGTTCGCGCGCGACGATCCCGGCCGTGGCGAGCGCTACGCGGATCTCCTCGCACGGCACGGCATCGGCGCGTTGCGGGACGAGGGCCGCTACGACCCGCTCACCGCAGAGGCGAATCCGTTCGCACTGGCCACGTTCGGCGCGCACTTCACCGAGGTGCGGATCGACCGCGAGCTGTCGAGGGTGCGGGTCGTCCGGCACGTCGCCGTGTTCGACTGCGGGCGCGTGCTCAACACCAGGACGGCGGAGAACCAGGCCCGCGGCGGGATCATCTTCGCGATGGGCGGCGCGCTGATGGAGCGCCAGGTGGCCGATCCGGTGTCGGGCAGGCTGATCACGCCCGCGCTGACCGACTACCACGTGCCGGTCCACGCCGACATCGGCGACATCCGTGTGCGGTTCATCAACGAGGCGGAGACCAACGCGCATCCGGTGGGAGCGAAGGGACTCGGCGAGATCTGCGCGATCGGCATCGCCCCGGCGATCGCGAACGCGGTTTTCCACGCCACCGGAAAACGCGTCCGCGATCTGCCCATCACGCCGGAAAAGCTGTTGTAG
- a CDS encoding xanthine dehydrogenase family protein subunit M, which translates to MRTFALDRPATVAEAVGLLAGDPAAQVIAGGTDLVTLMRDGVSAPARLVDISGLGLDRIEWLPDGTLRIGALCDNAPADQRLRTEFPVVVEALRSGASPQIRNMATVGGNLLQQPRCPYFRLPEFACNRRNPGSGCASIAGDSAKQAIFGASDACVAVHPSDLAVALQALEAFVLAQGPAGVRRIPMDEFHRLPATTPHIGHSLRPGELVIGVEIPPRHHGRRSHYVKFRDRASFAFALVSAAVAVDLRGGKVAVARVALGGVAAKPWRALDAERVLAGRPFGQAAIDAAAAAAVNGAVPRPDNAYKVELVRRVVRRALTELGES; encoded by the coding sequence GTGCGGACGTTCGCACTGGACCGCCCGGCCACCGTCGCCGAGGCCGTCGGCCTGCTCGCCGGTGACCCGGCCGCGCAGGTGATCGCGGGTGGCACCGATCTGGTCACGCTGATGCGGGACGGCGTCAGCGCACCGGCGCGGCTGGTGGACATCAGCGGGCTCGGCCTGGACCGGATCGAGTGGCTGCCGGACGGCACCCTGCGCATCGGCGCGCTCTGCGACAACGCACCTGCCGACCAGCGCCTGCGCACCGAGTTCCCGGTCGTCGTCGAGGCGCTGCGCTCGGGGGCCTCCCCGCAGATCCGGAACATGGCCACGGTCGGCGGCAACCTACTGCAGCAGCCGCGCTGCCCGTACTTCCGGCTGCCCGAATTCGCCTGCAACCGGCGGAATCCCGGCAGCGGGTGCGCCTCGATCGCCGGGGACAGCGCGAAGCAGGCGATCTTCGGCGCTTCCGACGCGTGCGTCGCGGTGCATCCGTCGGATCTGGCGGTGGCGTTGCAGGCGCTGGAGGCGTTCGTGCTCGCGCAGGGTCCGGCCGGGGTGCGGCGGATCCCGATGGACGAGTTCCACCGGCTGCCCGCGACCACCCCGCACATCGGTCACTCGCTGCGGCCGGGGGAACTGGTGATCGGCGTGGAGATCCCGCCACGGCACCACGGCCGCCGGTCGCACTACGTCAAGTTCCGCGACCGGGCCTCGTTCGCCTTCGCGCTGGTGTCCGCGGCGGTCGCGGTGGATCTGCGCGGCGGGAAGGTGGCCGTGGCACGGGTGGCGCTCGGCGGGGTCGCGGCCAAACCGTGGCGCGCGCTGGACGCCGAGCGGGTGCTGGCCGGTCGTCCCTTCGGCCAGGCCGCCATCGACGCCGCCGCGGCGGCCGCGGTGAACGGCGCGGTTCCGCGCCCGGACAACGCGTACAAGGTCGAACTGGTGCGCCGGGTGGTCCGCCGGGCGCTGACCGAACTGGGGGAAAGCTGA
- a CDS encoding (2Fe-2S)-binding protein, producing MGNSEQARSSRRSFLTRSLSAGAGLAGSTVLGGAAGAPPAAAEPAPPPETRKVTLSVNGTRTTLDLDVRASLLDTLRDRVGLTGAKKGCNQGACGACTILVDGRRTLSCLTIAARYEQREITTVEGLAGGDALHPVQRAFVEHDGFQCGFCTPGQVMSAVGLLAERPDVPDAEIPELMSGNLCRCAAYQNITAAIRDARGTV from the coding sequence GTGGGGAACAGCGAGCAAGCCAGAAGCAGCCGGCGGTCGTTCCTGACCAGGAGCCTGTCGGCGGGAGCGGGACTGGCCGGGAGCACGGTCCTCGGTGGTGCGGCCGGCGCGCCGCCCGCCGCGGCCGAACCCGCCCCGCCGCCGGAAACGCGCAAGGTCACGCTGTCGGTGAACGGCACGCGCACCACGCTGGACCTCGACGTCCGCGCGAGCCTGCTGGACACCCTGCGTGACCGCGTCGGGCTCACCGGCGCCAAGAAGGGCTGCAACCAGGGTGCCTGCGGGGCCTGCACGATCCTGGTCGACGGCCGCCGGACGTTGTCCTGCCTGACCATCGCCGCCCGGTACGAGCAGCGCGAGATCACCACGGTCGAAGGATTGGCCGGCGGTGACGCTCTGCACCCGGTGCAGCGCGCCTTCGTCGAGCACGACGGTTTCCAGTGCGGTTTCTGCACCCCCGGCCAGGTGATGTCCGCGGTGGGACTGCTGGCCGAACGCCCGGACGTGCCCGACGCGGAGATCCCGGAGCTGATGAGCGGGAACCTCTGCCGGTGCGCGGCGTACCAGAACATCACCGCCGCGATCCGCGACGCGCGCGGGACGGTGTGA
- a CDS encoding MarR family winged helix-turn-helix transcriptional regulator, with protein MPAQERVGYHVKRVEQELMALKHAGLKPSGLTVPQYTALALLSQNPGASAAALARLSLVTPQTMATILANLQAKGLIARRPNPNHLNVRSIELTDAGTKALKIADAAAVAIERELGDAFTDEERETLIALLGRCSTALHAQAADVNGGNAALAPFRGSESA; from the coding sequence ATGCCCGCCCAGGAACGCGTCGGTTACCACGTCAAGCGCGTGGAACAGGAACTCATGGCGCTCAAGCACGCCGGACTCAAGCCGAGCGGCCTGACCGTTCCGCAGTACACCGCGCTCGCGCTGCTCTCCCAGAACCCCGGTGCCTCGGCGGCGGCACTGGCCAGGCTCAGCCTGGTGACCCCGCAGACCATGGCGACCATCCTGGCCAACCTGCAGGCGAAGGGCCTGATCGCGCGCCGGCCCAATCCCAACCACCTCAACGTCCGCAGCATCGAACTCACCGACGCGGGCACCAAAGCGCTGAAGATCGCCGACGCGGCCGCCGTCGCCATCGAACGCGAACTCGGCGACGCCTTCACCGACGAGGAGCGCGAAACCCTGATCGCGCTGCTGGGCCGTTGTTCGACCGCGCTGCACGCCCAGGCCGCCGACGTCAACGGCGGCAACGCCGCGCTCGCCCCGTTCCGCGGCAGCGAAAGCGCCTGA
- a CDS encoding NAD(P)/FAD-dependent oxidoreductase has protein sequence MKACVVGAGPAGIVTAKVLLEHGFDVTVFDKYHRVGGIWAPDGCYPGLANQSSRRLFEFADLPSRLHYASAAESQRYLEHYARTFGVLDRVRPDTEVVSVRPVDGPGRTGAAGWVVEHEEAETFDYVAVASGAHHHGHLPDLPGRDLFGGTVVHSNEVRAGMFTGRRVVVVGGGKSALDLATHAARLAREVTLVQRKVNWMVPQRLLLGTVGYKWILMTRFGEALLPRYHDPACVRPLDRVDSRVKRVLWWIITRDMLLSAGLYRLPKHLRPDRSLPFHLAHAGVMPPGYVRAVRRGQITAKLGEVDAFTGEGVRLATGDEVPADVVVFATGHRKVFPFLDPSVRVHDSTGRVRLYRGIVPPGADRLGFVGFRQVFNNILGVELTAQWLARHFLGALKTAPDEAAMRAAVDARLDWQERVLPGSGGYDFGPYDIHCADELMHDMGLPAQRTGNPLAEHLLPGGVARRYRLTPAG, from the coding sequence ATGAAAGCGTGTGTGGTCGGGGCCGGGCCCGCGGGGATCGTCACCGCGAAAGTGTTGCTGGAGCACGGTTTCGACGTCACCGTGTTCGACAAGTACCACCGGGTCGGCGGGATCTGGGCGCCGGATGGCTGCTATCCCGGGCTGGCCAACCAGTCCTCCCGCCGGTTGTTCGAGTTCGCCGATCTGCCCAGCCGCCTGCACTATGCGAGCGCGGCCGAGAGCCAGCGCTATCTGGAGCACTACGCCAGGACGTTCGGTGTGCTGGACCGCGTTCGCCCGGATACCGAGGTGGTTTCCGTCCGGCCGGTCGACGGGCCGGGGCGGACGGGCGCCGCCGGCTGGGTGGTCGAACACGAGGAAGCCGAAACGTTCGACTACGTGGCCGTCGCCAGCGGAGCCCACCACCACGGGCACCTTCCCGACCTGCCCGGACGCGACCTGTTCGGCGGAACCGTGGTGCACTCCAACGAAGTGCGCGCCGGGATGTTCACCGGTCGCCGGGTGGTGGTGGTCGGCGGTGGCAAGTCGGCGCTGGACCTGGCCACGCACGCCGCTCGCCTGGCCAGGGAAGTCACGCTCGTGCAGCGCAAGGTGAACTGGATGGTTCCCCAGCGCCTGCTGCTGGGCACCGTCGGTTACAAGTGGATCCTGATGACCAGGTTCGGTGAGGCGCTCCTCCCCCGCTACCACGATCCCGCCTGCGTCCGCCCGCTCGACCGCGTCGACAGCCGCGTCAAGCGCGTGCTGTGGTGGATCATCACCCGCGACATGCTGTTGTCCGCCGGGTTGTACCGCCTGCCGAAGCACCTGCGGCCCGATCGCTCCCTGCCCTTCCACCTCGCACACGCCGGGGTGATGCCGCCGGGGTACGTGCGGGCCGTCCGCCGTGGCCAGATCACCGCCAAGCTCGGCGAGGTCGACGCGTTCACCGGCGAAGGGGTGCGGCTGGCGACCGGCGACGAGGTCCCGGCCGACGTCGTCGTGTTCGCCACCGGCCACCGCAAGGTCTTCCCGTTCCTGGATCCTTCGGTGCGCGTGCACGATTCGACCGGCCGGGTGCGGCTCTACCGGGGCATCGTGCCGCCCGGCGCCGACCGGCTGGGCTTTGTCGGTTTCCGGCAGGTGTTCAACAACATCCTGGGCGTCGAACTCACCGCGCAGTGGCTGGCCCGCCACTTCCTTGGCGCGTTGAAGACCGCCCCGGACGAAGCGGCGATGCGGGCGGCCGTCGACGCCCGCCTGGACTGGCAGGAGCGCGTACTCCCCGGCTCCGGCGGCTACGACTTCGGGCCCTACGACATCCACTGCGCCGACGAACTCATGCACGACATGGGACTGCCCGCCCAGCGCACCGGAAATCCGCTGGCCGAGCACCTGCTCCCCGGCGGGGTGGCCCGCCGATACCGGCTTACTCCAGCCGGCTGA
- a CDS encoding FadR/GntR family transcriptional regulator produces MESSSSAAGPLGRHRTIHGQVVEWIGRRIVSGELSYGSRLPNEAELAAQLKVSRGGVREAVKALAAKGMVDARPRLGTRVRPRNEWNLMDREVIDWHGQVAAPEFLNDLLELRLMVEPGAAQLAAERATPEQVTTLETAYEGMARYAPRLPEQEQSFVDADLTFHLTLLHASGNQLIEQLGRLLETSLRHGLAASSHAPGGVEATLPLHHAVLVAVRGHRPVAAARAMRRLIETTTSAVSRLE; encoded by the coding sequence GTGGAGAGCAGCAGTTCAGCGGCCGGTCCGCTCGGCAGGCACCGGACCATTCACGGCCAGGTCGTGGAGTGGATCGGGCGGCGCATCGTGTCCGGTGAGTTGTCCTACGGCAGCCGGTTGCCGAACGAGGCGGAGCTGGCCGCGCAGCTGAAGGTCAGTCGTGGCGGCGTGCGCGAAGCGGTCAAAGCGTTGGCGGCCAAGGGAATGGTCGACGCGCGACCCCGGCTCGGCACCCGGGTGCGGCCGCGCAACGAGTGGAACCTGATGGACCGCGAGGTGATCGACTGGCACGGTCAGGTCGCCGCGCCCGAGTTCCTCAACGACCTGCTGGAGCTGCGGCTGATGGTCGAGCCGGGCGCGGCGCAGCTGGCGGCCGAGCGGGCCACGCCGGAGCAGGTCACCACGCTGGAGACAGCCTACGAAGGCATGGCCAGGTACGCGCCGCGGCTGCCGGAGCAGGAACAGTCCTTTGTGGACGCCGACCTGACCTTCCACCTGACTTTGCTGCACGCCAGCGGAAACCAGCTGATCGAGCAACTGGGCAGGCTGCTGGAGACCAGCCTGCGCCACGGACTGGCGGCCAGTTCGCACGCGCCGGGCGGGGTGGAGGCCACCCTGCCGTTGCACCACGCCGTGCTGGTCGCCGTGCGCGGGCACCGGCCGGTCGCGGCGGCGCGGGCCATGCGCCGGTTGATCGAGACCACCACCAGCGCGGTCAGCCGGCTGGAGTAA
- a CDS encoding sugar ABC transporter substrate-binding protein — translation MRFAKSESTTSRRKALSYLGAGGGALAASALLSACTGVQEGQNGGAGAGPFPDTPDWRFAFINHVTTNSFFVPTRTGLADAASLLGLPEPQWTGSENGNVAQMASAMETALNSKVDGIAVALTDNNAFVDLTKRALAAGIPVIAYNANAAGNHALAYVGQDLYLSGFLMGQRIATKVTSGEILVGISQPGGNNVQPRLDGLTDALKQAAPGVTVRSVNTGAEQAGELNAMTAALTGNPGARGIYAVDAGSTAACASLITERGLQGKVSGGGFDLLDDTIKGVSSGALDFTIDQSPYLQGFLSVLYLYLYRLSGTLVAPPVTDTGLTFVTKENAGPYATAGSKFEGGPNNALVPMPPAIPLPPPSTLTR, via the coding sequence GTGAGGTTCGCGAAGTCCGAAAGCACCACTTCCCGCAGAAAAGCCCTGAGCTACCTGGGCGCGGGCGGTGGCGCACTCGCCGCGAGCGCGCTGTTGTCCGCGTGCACCGGTGTGCAGGAAGGCCAGAACGGCGGCGCCGGCGCCGGGCCCTTTCCGGACACTCCGGACTGGCGGTTCGCCTTCATCAACCACGTCACCACGAACTCCTTCTTCGTGCCGACGCGCACCGGCCTCGCCGACGCCGCGTCCCTGCTCGGCCTGCCCGAACCGCAGTGGACCGGTTCGGAGAACGGCAACGTCGCGCAGATGGCCAGCGCGATGGAGACCGCGCTCAACAGCAAGGTCGACGGCATCGCGGTCGCGCTGACCGACAACAACGCCTTCGTCGACCTGACCAAGCGCGCGCTGGCCGCGGGCATCCCGGTGATCGCCTACAACGCGAACGCGGCGGGCAACCACGCGCTCGCCTACGTCGGCCAGGACCTCTACCTGTCCGGCTTCCTGATGGGCCAGCGGATCGCCACCAAGGTCACCTCCGGGGAGATCCTGGTCGGCATTTCCCAGCCGGGCGGCAACAACGTGCAGCCACGGCTCGACGGCCTCACCGACGCGCTCAAGCAGGCCGCGCCCGGCGTGACCGTGCGCTCGGTCAACACCGGCGCCGAGCAGGCTGGCGAGCTGAACGCGATGACCGCCGCGCTCACCGGCAATCCCGGGGCGCGCGGGATCTACGCGGTCGACGCGGGCAGCACCGCGGCCTGCGCCAGCCTGATCACCGAACGCGGTCTGCAGGGCAAGGTCAGCGGCGGCGGGTTCGACCTGCTCGACGACACCATCAAGGGTGTCTCCTCCGGCGCGCTGGACTTCACCATCGACCAGTCCCCGTACCTGCAGGGCTTCCTGTCGGTGCTCTACCTCTACCTGTACCGGCTCTCCGGCACGCTGGTCGCGCCCCCGGTCACCGACACCGGGCTGACCTTCGTGACCAAGGAGAACGCCGGGCCGTACGCCACGGCCGGGAGCAAGTTCGAAGGCGGCCCGAACAACGCGCTGGTCCCCATGCCGCCCGCGATCCCCCTGCCGCCGCCGTCGACCCTGACCCGCTGA
- a CDS encoding ABC transporter permease, with translation MPEPVTGRSFLLGVLRVKELSILLVTIAAAGYFTATSDAFNSAENYQTIAQYVAPWAIIAAGQVMLLICGEIDLSAGFVFTLAPFNLTLFSVNGAPLWLALLGAVLVSTAIGVVNGLIRTVLNIPSFITTLGMAFLLQGLVLIISDARPVGAPSEGWLVEVFGGARWSEFAWAVVIVALMQLVLSATRFGIHTQAAGGNPVGAAESGIPVNRVKIVNFAVISTLAGLAGILQGTRVGSYDPTNGGFTMMFFAVASAVIGGTALLGGSGTVVGAFLGALLLGIVFDGFNLTGVSANAFNVVLGAAILIAMVLNVSLLLLRKRIGSRELS, from the coding sequence ATGCCGGAACCGGTCACCGGGCGGTCCTTCCTGCTCGGCGTGCTGCGGGTCAAGGAACTGAGCATCCTGCTGGTCACCATCGCCGCGGCGGGCTACTTCACCGCGACCAGCGACGCGTTCAACTCCGCGGAGAACTACCAGACGATCGCGCAGTACGTGGCGCCATGGGCGATCATCGCCGCGGGCCAGGTGATGCTGCTGATCTGCGGTGAGATCGACCTGTCCGCGGGGTTCGTGTTCACCCTGGCGCCGTTCAACCTGACGCTGTTCTCGGTCAACGGCGCGCCGCTGTGGCTCGCGCTGCTCGGCGCGGTGCTGGTGAGCACGGCGATCGGCGTGGTCAACGGGCTGATCCGGACCGTGCTCAACATCCCGTCGTTCATCACCACGCTGGGCATGGCCTTCCTGCTCCAGGGACTGGTGCTGATCATCTCCGACGCCCGCCCGGTCGGCGCGCCGTCGGAGGGCTGGCTGGTCGAGGTGTTCGGCGGGGCGCGCTGGTCGGAGTTCGCCTGGGCGGTGGTGATCGTGGCGCTGATGCAGCTGGTGCTGTCGGCGACCAGGTTCGGCATCCACACCCAGGCCGCCGGCGGGAACCCGGTCGGTGCCGCGGAGTCCGGTATCCCGGTCAACCGGGTCAAGATCGTCAACTTCGCGGTGATCAGCACGCTGGCCGGGCTGGCGGGCATCCTGCAGGGCACCAGGGTCGGCTCGTACGACCCGACCAACGGCGGGTTCACCATGATGTTCTTCGCGGTCGCGTCGGCGGTGATCGGCGGCACCGCGCTGCTCGGCGGCTCGGGCACGGTGGTCGGCGCGTTCCTCGGCGCCCTGCTGCTGGGCATCGTGTTCGACGGGTTCAACCTGACCGGGGTCAGCGCGAACGCGTTCAACGTGGTGCTCGGCGCGGCCATCCTGATCGCCATGGTGCTCAACGTCTCACTGTTGCTGCTGCGCAAACGCATCGGATCACGGGAGCTGTCATGA
- a CDS encoding ATP-binding cassette domain-containing protein, which produces MTAEEPAVIRAEHVSKRFGPVSALTDVNLHVRRGEILGLIGDNGAGKSTLIKILTGYHQPDGGRLLFDGEEVALKSVVHARSLGIETVFQDLAMVNDLPVYLNLHLNKELVHKPFPFLKRKEMRRRAREALDSIGIDIPSVTAEVGLLSGGQRQAIAVARSVHSNAKLLLLDEPLAAMGAKESGLILRLLAELKQRGDLAIILIAHNYAQIVDVCDRVNLLQHGEITFDRAAADTSVTELLELVHAEYRLDRG; this is translated from the coding sequence ATGACCGCCGAAGAGCCCGCGGTGATCCGGGCCGAGCACGTGAGCAAGCGCTTCGGCCCGGTCAGCGCGCTCACCGACGTCAACCTGCACGTGCGCCGGGGCGAGATCCTCGGGCTCATCGGGGACAACGGCGCCGGCAAGTCCACCCTGATCAAGATCCTCACCGGGTACCACCAGCCCGACGGCGGGCGGCTGCTGTTCGACGGCGAGGAGGTCGCGCTCAAGTCCGTGGTGCACGCCCGTTCGCTGGGCATCGAGACGGTGTTCCAGGACCTCGCGATGGTCAACGACCTGCCGGTGTACCTGAACCTGCACCTGAACAAGGAACTGGTGCACAAGCCGTTCCCGTTCCTGAAGCGCAAGGAGATGCGACGCCGGGCGAGGGAGGCACTCGACTCGATCGGCATCGACATCCCCTCGGTGACCGCCGAGGTCGGCCTGCTCTCCGGCGGCCAGCGGCAGGCGATCGCGGTCGCGCGCTCGGTGCACTCGAACGCGAAACTGCTGCTGCTCGACGAACCGCTGGCCGCGATGGGTGCCAAGGAGAGCGGCCTGATCCTGCGGTTGCTGGCCGAGCTGAAGCAACGCGGTGATCTCGCGATCATCCTCATCGCGCACAACTACGCCCAGATCGTCGACGTCTGCGACCGGGTGAACCTGTTGCAGCACGGGGAAATCACCTTCGACCGCGCGGCCGCGGACACGTCGGTGACCGAGCTGCTGGAACTCGTGCACGCCGAATACCGCCTCGACCGGGGCTGA